In a genomic window of Balaenoptera ricei isolate mBalRic1 chromosome 3, mBalRic1.hap2, whole genome shotgun sequence:
- the CPLX2 gene encoding complexin-2: protein MDFVMKQALGGATKDMGKMLGGEEEKDPDAQKKEEERQEALRQQEEERKAKHARMEAEREKVRQQIRDKYGLKKKEEKEAEEKAALEQPCEGSLTRPKKAIPAGCGDEEEEEEESILDTVLKYLPGPLQDMFKK from the exons ATGGACTTCGTCATGAAGCAGGCCCTTGGAG GGGCCACCAAGGACATGGGGAAGATGCTGGgcggagaggaggagaaggacccTGACGcacagaagaaggaggaggagcggCAGGAGGCACTTCGGCAGCAAGAGGAGGAGCGCAAGGCCAAGCACGCACGCATGGAGGCCGAGCGTGAGAAGGTCCGGCAGCAGATACGAGACAAG taTGGgctgaagaagaaggaagagaaggaggctgAGGAGAAGGCAGCCCTGGAGCAGCCCTGCGAAGGGAGCCTGACCCGGCCCAAGAAGGCCATCCCGGCAGGCTGcggggacgaggaggaggaggaggaggagagcatcCTGGACACGGTGCTCAAATACCTGCCCGGGCCACTGCAGGACATGTTCAAGAAGTAA